The following coding sequences lie in one Pseudoxanthomonas sp. SE1 genomic window:
- a CDS encoding SDR family oxidoreductase: MELAGRTVILTGASGGIGQPLCAALVAAGARVLAVGRDEAKLRRVAQHMPEGSTSWVVADVATEDGRAHLLRAAQAASPLPSVLVLAHAQAAFGLFEEQDPVEMERLVQTNLVAPMLLAHALLPLLRTHASAAVVVVGSTFGSLAFPGFAAYSASKFGLRGLTEALAREYADTGLRFQYLSPRATRTPFNTPAVDALNAELKVSSDVPAEVARQLVAAIVQGRSRMQIGWPEKLFARINGLVPGLVDRNLRNSLPIVRRHARRPRSSTEENIHHEPRLR; encoded by the coding sequence ATGGAACTCGCCGGCAGAACCGTGATCCTGACCGGCGCCAGTGGCGGCATCGGCCAGCCATTGTGTGCGGCGCTGGTCGCCGCCGGTGCGCGCGTGCTTGCCGTGGGGCGCGACGAGGCTAAGCTGCGCCGGGTCGCGCAACACATGCCTGAGGGCAGTACGTCGTGGGTCGTCGCCGATGTGGCGACGGAGGACGGTCGCGCCCATCTGCTGCGCGCGGCGCAGGCCGCGAGCCCGCTGCCTTCGGTGCTGGTGCTGGCGCACGCGCAGGCGGCATTCGGCCTGTTCGAAGAGCAGGACCCTGTGGAAATGGAGCGGTTGGTGCAGACCAACCTGGTGGCGCCGATGCTGCTCGCGCATGCCTTGCTGCCGCTCCTGAGGACGCACGCATCGGCCGCCGTGGTCGTTGTCGGCTCCACCTTCGGCAGCCTGGCGTTCCCCGGCTTCGCGGCTTACAGCGCCAGCAAGTTCGGCCTGCGCGGACTGACCGAAGCGCTGGCAAGGGAATACGCCGATACCGGCCTGCGCTTCCAGTACCTGTCGCCACGCGCCACCCGCACGCCGTTCAACACGCCCGCCGTCGATGCGCTGAATGCCGAACTCAAGGTCAGCAGCGACGTGCCGGCCGAAGTCGCGCGCCAGCTCGTCGCGGCCATCGTGCAGGGCCGGTCGCGCATGCAGATCGGTTGGCCGGAAAAACTGTTCGCGCGCATCAATGGGCTGGTGCCCGGACTGGTCGATCGCAATCTGCGCAACAGCCTGCCCATCGTCCGCCGGCATGCGCGACGACCACGATCATCCACCGAGGAGAACATCCACCATGAACCACGCTTACGGTAA
- a CDS encoding tetratricopeptide repeat protein: MLFLILMSTTLLVGIALAGEPGATTTGQVRDRWAQINYQVPKAQREPAFEELARQAAKIREAHPHDASALIWEGIVLSSLAGEKGGMGALGLVKRARADFEAAIKIAPDALDGAAYTSLGALYYQVPGWPLGFGNDDTARAMLRKGLAIDPDGIDANYFYADFLLDQKDWTGARAAFQKALAAPARPGREVADAGRRREAESKLKDIAGHLAN; the protein is encoded by the coding sequence ATGCTCTTCCTGATTCTCATGTCGACAACGCTGCTGGTCGGGATTGCGCTGGCAGGCGAACCCGGCGCCACCACGACCGGCCAAGTACGCGACCGTTGGGCGCAGATCAACTACCAGGTGCCGAAGGCACAGCGCGAACCGGCTTTCGAAGAGCTTGCGCGCCAGGCCGCGAAGATCCGCGAGGCACACCCGCACGATGCATCCGCGCTGATCTGGGAAGGCATCGTGCTGTCGAGCCTGGCAGGCGAGAAGGGCGGGATGGGGGCGCTCGGGCTGGTGAAGCGCGCGCGTGCCGATTTCGAGGCGGCCATCAAGATCGCGCCTGACGCGCTGGATGGTGCGGCCTACACCAGCCTGGGCGCGCTGTACTACCAGGTGCCGGGCTGGCCGCTTGGCTTCGGCAACGACGACACGGCGCGCGCCATGCTCCGCAAGGGGCTGGCCATCGATCCGGATGGCATCGACGCCAACTACTTCTATGCGGATTTCCTGCTCGACCAGAAGGACTGGACAGGCGCGCGCGCGGCGTTCCAGAAGGCGTTGGCGGCACCGGCGCGGCCAGGCCGGGAAGTGGCCGATGCCGGTCGCCGCCGCGAGGCGGAGAGCAAGCTCAAGGACATCGCCGGTCACCTTGCCAACTGA
- the azu gene encoding azurin, with product MNLSRTFVAIALLSAAGMAHAAGNCTVSLKGDDAMKFDLKEATVSASCPTITIELIHSGKLPVAAMGHNVVVSKTADLAGVARDGMKAGAAGAYVPAGDARVIAHTSLVGGGQKTKITFPGKKLTAGGDYSFFCSFPGHSTLMKGKLVVTK from the coding sequence ATGAACCTGTCCCGTACCTTCGTCGCCATCGCCCTGCTCAGCGCCGCCGGCATGGCGCACGCCGCCGGCAACTGCACCGTCAGCCTGAAGGGCGACGATGCGATGAAGTTCGACCTGAAGGAAGCCACCGTTTCCGCCAGTTGCCCGACCATCACCATCGAACTGATCCACAGCGGCAAGCTGCCGGTCGCCGCGATGGGTCACAACGTGGTGGTGTCGAAGACCGCCGACCTGGCAGGCGTCGCCCGCGACGGCATGAAGGCGGGCGCTGCCGGCGCCTACGTGCCCGCAGGCGACGCACGCGTGATCGCACACACCTCGCTGGTGGGCGGCGGCCAGAAGACGAAGATCACCTTCCCGGGCAAGAAACTCACCGCCGGCGGCGACTACAGCTTCTTCTGCAGCTTCCCCGGCCACTCCACCCTGATGAAGGGCAAGCTGGTCGTCACCAAGTAA
- a CDS encoding iron-containing redox enzyme family protein, protein MSFHDELVAQTMRERDSLLSIPLIQSALAGRIAREDYVAFLTQAYHHVRHTVPLLMACGARLPARLEWLRTAVGEYIDEEMGHHEWVLDDIAACGEDRAAAAMSSPSLATELMVSYAYDTIQRGNPVGFFGMVLVLEGTSVALATRAANTLQTSLDLPRNAFGYLLSHGDLDIEHVGFFKRLMDRLDDLGDQAAVIHAARRFYVLYGDIFRTLRADGMRLAEAA, encoded by the coding sequence ATGAGTTTCCATGACGAGCTGGTCGCACAGACCATGCGCGAGCGCGACAGCCTGCTTTCCATTCCCCTCATCCAGTCCGCGCTGGCGGGCAGGATAGCGCGCGAGGATTACGTGGCCTTCCTCACCCAGGCCTATCACCATGTCCGCCACACGGTGCCCCTGCTGATGGCCTGCGGTGCGCGCCTGCCCGCGCGTCTGGAATGGTTGCGCACGGCGGTCGGCGAGTACATCGACGAAGAGATGGGGCACCACGAGTGGGTGCTGGACGATATCGCGGCATGTGGCGAAGACCGCGCCGCGGCCGCGATGTCGTCGCCGTCGTTGGCGACGGAGCTGATGGTCAGTTACGCCTACGACACCATCCAGCGCGGCAATCCGGTCGGCTTCTTCGGCATGGTGCTGGTGCTGGAGGGCACCAGCGTTGCGCTCGCCACGCGCGCCGCCAACACCCTGCAGACCTCGCTCGACCTGCCGCGCAATGCATTCGGCTACCTGCTGTCCCATGGCGACCTGGACATCGAACATGTCGGGTTCTTCAAGCGCCTGATGGATCGCCTGGACGACCTGGGCGACCAGGCGGCGGTCATCCATGCCGCACGACGCTTCTACGTGCTCTATGGCGACATCTTCCGCACCCTGCGTGCCGATGGCATGCGCCTGGCCGAGGCGGCCTGA
- a CDS encoding AMP-binding protein, with translation MDVVLRESEGSGRPRLITAQGTLDDRALAARIGHLVEWMTKMDIRRVASRLDNGPSWFVLDMAIRETGGVHVPLPMFFSDAQVLHALANSGAQCVVTSREDAMPPGVEALTGFLDGERLACWRAQADEAAAPALPHRTGCITYTSGTTGRPRGVCLDAHTLFGVAGSLVDAAAAIAPRRHLCLMPLATLLENVAGLYAALLADAEIALPSLSEIGYTGATGLDVPTLLRCLHRYQPESVILVPQLLLALVMAAEQGAPLPASLRYIAVGGGRVGPGLLARARVLGLPVFEGYGLTECGSVVCLNRPGATRDGSVGQALPHAGVSIVDGEICVDGARALGYLGGDPLEEGPLRTGDLGYRDDEGFVHITGRRKNVFITAFGRNVSPEWVESELLAHPAIAQAVVWGEGQADNVAVLVPRRPDVDDAQITHALGEVNAGLPDYARVARFVRAAPFTADAGLVTANGRPRRAAILDRYQADVDACYRLIPNVSPSGVTA, from the coding sequence ATGGATGTCGTCCTGCGCGAGTCCGAAGGCAGCGGACGTCCCCGCCTGATCACGGCGCAAGGCACCCTGGATGACAGGGCGCTTGCGGCACGGATCGGGCATCTCGTCGAGTGGATGACGAAGATGGACATCCGGCGTGTCGCCAGTCGCCTGGACAACGGGCCGAGCTGGTTCGTGCTGGACATGGCGATCCGTGAAACCGGCGGCGTGCATGTGCCGCTGCCGATGTTCTTCTCCGATGCGCAGGTGCTGCACGCACTGGCCAACAGCGGGGCGCAATGCGTCGTCACTTCCCGCGAGGACGCCATGCCGCCCGGCGTCGAGGCGCTGACCGGCTTCCTCGATGGCGAGCGCCTGGCATGCTGGCGTGCGCAGGCGGACGAAGCCGCGGCACCGGCGCTGCCGCATCGCACCGGCTGCATCACCTATACGTCCGGCACGACGGGTCGCCCACGAGGCGTGTGCCTGGATGCGCACACGCTGTTCGGCGTGGCCGGATCGCTGGTGGATGCCGCCGCTGCGATCGCGCCTCGCCGGCATCTTTGCCTGATGCCGCTCGCAACGCTGCTGGAGAACGTGGCCGGACTGTATGCCGCCCTCCTGGCGGATGCGGAGATCGCGCTGCCGTCGCTGTCCGAGATCGGCTACACCGGCGCGACCGGCCTCGACGTGCCCACGCTGCTGCGTTGCCTGCACCGCTACCAGCCCGAAAGCGTGATCCTGGTGCCCCAGTTGCTGTTGGCACTGGTGATGGCGGCGGAGCAGGGTGCTCCCTTGCCCGCCTCGTTGCGCTACATCGCGGTGGGTGGTGGGCGCGTGGGGCCTGGCCTGCTCGCGCGTGCGCGCGTGCTCGGCCTTCCCGTGTTCGAAGGTTATGGTCTGACAGAGTGCGGTTCCGTGGTGTGCCTGAATCGCCCTGGCGCTACGCGCGATGGCAGCGTCGGCCAGGCCTTGCCGCATGCCGGTGTCTCGATCGTGGATGGCGAGATCTGCGTCGACGGTGCACGCGCACTGGGTTATCTCGGGGGCGACCCGCTGGAAGAGGGGCCGTTGCGCACGGGCGACCTGGGTTATCGCGACGACGAAGGTTTCGTGCACATCACCGGGCGACGCAAGAACGTCTTCATCACCGCCTTCGGGCGCAATGTGTCGCCGGAGTGGGTGGAGAGCGAGCTGCTGGCGCATCCGGCCATCGCGCAGGCGGTGGTCTGGGGCGAAGGCCAGGCGGACAACGTGGCGGTGCTGGTGCCACGCCGGCCCGACGTGGACGACGCGCAGATCACGCATGCACTGGGGGAGGTCAACGCCGGACTACCCGACTATGCACGCGTCGCGCGCTTCGTGCGCGCCGCCCCGTTCACCGCGGACGCGGGCCTGGTGACCGCGAACGGCCGTCCGCGCCGCGCCGCCATCCTCGACCGCTACCAGGCCGATGTCGACGCCTGCTATCGCCTCATCCCGAACGTTTCCCCCTCCGGAGTCACCGCATGA
- a CDS encoding thermostable hemolysin has product MHWIRSHIVLAPLPGRFASVQLIDRHDPDRDEVESFISHVYRERYGAALRSFFPHLLAYRDSDGRLAAAVGVRAGGEGPLFVEHYLDAPVEQVMAHRQIAQIDRRQIVEAGNFAATTPGIARELILQLSLTLQSAGMTWVLLVATRQLRNAFERLHLPMIELAEARAERLGDAGGDWGSYYASRPRLICGNLAEGVAYLRGRHMPRTCSGTPDLCLAGSP; this is encoded by the coding sequence ATGCACTGGATCCGCTCCCACATCGTACTTGCCCCGCTGCCGGGACGCTTCGCCAGCGTCCAGCTGATCGATCGCCACGATCCCGACCGGGACGAAGTCGAGTCGTTCATCAGCCACGTCTACCGCGAACGCTACGGCGCGGCGCTGCGCAGCTTCTTCCCCCATCTGCTCGCCTACCGCGACAGCGACGGTCGGCTCGCCGCCGCCGTCGGTGTACGTGCCGGGGGCGAGGGGCCGCTGTTCGTCGAGCACTACCTCGATGCGCCAGTCGAACAGGTGATGGCGCACCGGCAGATCGCGCAGATCGACCGCCGCCAGATCGTCGAAGCCGGCAACTTCGCCGCCACCACGCCCGGGATCGCGCGCGAACTCATCCTGCAGCTCTCGCTGACCCTGCAGTCGGCGGGCATGACATGGGTCCTGCTGGTCGCCACCCGACAGTTGCGCAATGCGTTCGAGCGCCTGCATCTGCCGATGATCGAGCTGGCTGAAGCGCGTGCCGAACGGCTCGGTGATGCCGGTGGAGACTGGGGCTCCTACTACGCGTCGCGGCCACGACTGATATGCGGCAACCTCGCAGAGGGCGTGGCCTACCTGCGGGGCAGGCACATGCCGCGGACATGCAGCGGCACTCCCGATCTTTGCCTGGCGGGGTCACCATGA
- a CDS encoding SCO family protein, protein MKRLSFFLSATLALAGSLHAQSLPGDSVYHLQATTQDAGSRPVAWSSLRGQPRVVSMFYTNCHLMCPLIIENAKSVQKQLAPRERAKLGMVMVSLDPARDTPAALQEVARRHRVPEGWQFLAPAGNDVRAIASVLDVRYRFRDDGSINHTSMLVLLDADGRVRARSEVTGAAADPAFLIQVKAVLAEP, encoded by the coding sequence ATGAAACGCTTGTCCTTCTTCCTGTCCGCCACGCTGGCCCTTGCCGGCAGCCTGCACGCGCAGTCGCTGCCGGGCGATTCGGTCTACCACCTGCAGGCGACAACGCAGGATGCCGGCAGCCGACCCGTCGCGTGGTCGTCGCTGCGCGGCCAGCCGCGTGTGGTGTCGATGTTCTATACGAACTGCCACCTGATGTGCCCGCTGATCATCGAGAACGCCAAGAGCGTGCAGAAGCAGCTCGCGCCGCGCGAACGGGCGAAGCTGGGCATGGTGATGGTCAGCCTGGACCCGGCGCGCGACACGCCGGCCGCCTTGCAGGAGGTCGCCCGCCGCCATCGCGTGCCGGAGGGCTGGCAGTTCCTGGCGCCCGCCGGCAACGACGTGCGTGCGATCGCCAGCGTGCTGGATGTGCGCTACCGCTTCCGCGACGACGGCAGCATCAACCACACCAGCATGCTGGTGTTGCTGGACGCCGACGGCCGCGTGCGTGCGCGCAGCGAGGTGACCGGAGCCGCGGCGGATCCCGCGTTCCTGATCCAGGTCAAGGCAGTGCTCGCCGAGCCGTGA
- a CDS encoding response regulator transcription factor: MRILLVEDDPLLGEGICIAMRRGAFAVDWVQDGASGLTAMRDGEFDLVVLDLGLPRMDGIEVIRQVRAAGNPVPILVLSARERPSDRTLGLDVGADDYLGKPFDTAELLARVRALIRRSSGRATPSLEAGPLRLDPATLTATWKGRSVDLTRREFALLRVLMEQGGRPMARDTIQRHLYGWNEDVASNAVDVHVHQLRRKLEPAAIRTVRGIGYALGDVAGDAA; this comes from the coding sequence ATGCGCATCCTGCTGGTGGAAGACGACCCGTTGCTGGGCGAAGGCATCTGCATCGCCATGCGACGCGGTGCCTTCGCGGTCGATTGGGTGCAGGATGGTGCGAGCGGACTCACGGCGATGCGCGATGGCGAATTCGACCTCGTGGTGCTGGACCTGGGATTGCCGCGGATGGATGGCATCGAGGTGATACGGCAGGTACGCGCTGCCGGGAACCCGGTGCCCATCCTCGTGCTGAGCGCCCGCGAACGGCCGTCCGATCGTACGCTGGGGCTGGACGTCGGTGCGGACGACTACCTGGGAAAACCATTCGATACCGCCGAACTGCTCGCCAGGGTGCGTGCGCTGATCAGGCGAAGTTCCGGAAGGGCGACCCCTTCGCTGGAAGCGGGGCCTCTGCGCCTGGACCCGGCCACGCTCACCGCGACCTGGAAGGGACGAAGTGTCGATCTGACCCGGCGTGAGTTCGCACTGCTGCGCGTCCTGATGGAGCAGGGTGGCCGCCCGATGGCGCGCGACACGATCCAGCGGCACCTCTATGGCTGGAACGAGGATGTCGCAAGCAACGCGGTGGACGTGCATGTCCACCAACTCCGCCGCAAGCTGGAGCCGGCCGCCATCCGCACGGTGCGCGGCATCGGATATGCCCTCGGCGACGTTGCCGGAGACGCTGCATGA
- a CDS encoding formylglycine-generating enzyme family protein has protein sequence MKRTLPSTASLFLLAMASALAIAGDAGNGYRHVEGGDFRSSVRFEETTRVVRVASFSLMARPVSNHEFAGFVARQSQWRRDRIPTVFASPGYLGHWASADAPGDGVDPDAPAVHVNWYAADAYCREQQARLPRFVEWEYAAAADATRRDARGDPRWRMRQVNDGTPHAIDAAPDTPANAYGIQGLHGAYWEWSEDYASLLGDGDRRGQQDGDSLRYCGATALAFNDPGDYGVVKRFVLLSALQPGATLGNLGFRCARSTP, from the coding sequence ATGAAACGGACGCTGCCCTCGACCGCCTCGCTCTTCCTGCTCGCCATGGCGTCGGCGCTCGCCATTGCCGGCGATGCAGGCAACGGGTACCGGCACGTCGAGGGCGGCGACTTCCGTTCTTCGGTACGTTTCGAAGAGACCACCCGCGTGGTGCGGGTGGCTTCGTTCTCGCTGATGGCGCGGCCGGTCAGCAACCACGAGTTCGCCGGTTTCGTCGCGCGCCAGTCGCAGTGGCGACGCGACCGCATTCCCACGGTGTTCGCCAGCCCGGGATATCTCGGCCACTGGGCCAGCGCCGATGCCCCGGGCGATGGCGTCGATCCGGACGCCCCGGCCGTGCACGTCAACTGGTACGCCGCCGATGCCTACTGCCGCGAGCAGCAGGCGCGCCTGCCCCGCTTCGTGGAGTGGGAATATGCGGCAGCGGCCGATGCGACCCGGCGCGACGCCCGCGGCGATCCGCGATGGCGGATGCGCCAGGTCAACGACGGCACGCCGCATGCGATCGATGCGGCGCCCGACACGCCAGCAAATGCATACGGCATCCAGGGCCTGCACGGCGCGTACTGGGAGTGGAGCGAGGACTACGCCTCGCTGCTGGGCGATGGCGACCGTCGCGGCCAGCAGGATGGCGACAGCCTGCGCTACTGCGGCGCCACTGCGCTGGCCTTCAACGATCCCGGCGACTACGGCGTGGTCAAGCGCTTCGTCCTGCTGTCGGCACTGCAACCCGGGGCCACCCTGGGCAACCTCGGTTTCCGCTGCGCAAGGAGTACGCCATGA
- the nirK gene encoding copper-containing nitrite reductase codes for MKRLHPHVLPCALAGALAAMFAIPALASDRIAPAGETIHAVLTAPPMVPAPLTRKTPAHVVVDLEMIEKDMRMADGVTYNFWTFGGTVPGSFIRVRKGDTVEFKLKNRHDSHMSHNIDLHAVTGQGGGAEATFTLPGKETQFSFKALNPGLYIYHCAMAPVGMHIANGMYGLILVEPEEGLPPVDKEFYVVQGDFYTEGAYGEPGLQPFSLEKAIDEHPTYVVFNGSVDALQGDNALTAKAGETIRMFVGNGGPNLVSSFHVIGEIFDKVYTEGGSKYQENVQTTLIPAGGSAMVEFKADVPGNFVLVDHSIFRTFHKGSLGILKVEGEKNPDIYTGQQHDIEYPEAKPADRK; via the coding sequence ATGAAACGCCTGCATCCCCATGTACTCCCCTGCGCCCTCGCCGGCGCGCTCGCTGCGATGTTCGCCATTCCCGCGCTCGCCAGCGACAGGATCGCCCCGGCCGGCGAAACCATCCATGCCGTGCTGACGGCGCCCCCGATGGTGCCCGCGCCGCTCACGCGCAAGACGCCGGCCCATGTCGTCGTCGACCTCGAGATGATCGAGAAGGACATGCGGATGGCCGATGGCGTGACCTACAACTTCTGGACCTTCGGCGGCACGGTGCCGGGCAGCTTCATCCGCGTGCGCAAGGGCGACACGGTGGAGTTCAAGCTGAAGAACCGCCACGACTCGCACATGTCGCACAACATCGACCTGCATGCCGTCACCGGCCAGGGCGGCGGCGCCGAAGCGACGTTCACCCTGCCAGGCAAGGAAACGCAGTTCTCGTTCAAGGCGCTGAATCCCGGCCTGTACATCTACCACTGCGCGATGGCGCCGGTCGGCATGCACATCGCCAACGGCATGTACGGCCTGATCCTGGTCGAGCCGGAAGAAGGTTTGCCGCCGGTGGACAAGGAGTTCTACGTGGTGCAGGGCGACTTCTACACCGAAGGCGCGTACGGCGAACCCGGCCTGCAGCCCTTCAGCCTGGAGAAGGCGATCGACGAACATCCGACCTACGTGGTGTTCAACGGCTCGGTGGACGCGCTGCAGGGCGACAACGCGCTGACGGCCAAGGCGGGCGAGACGATCCGCATGTTCGTCGGCAATGGCGGCCCCAACCTGGTGTCCAGCTTCCACGTGATCGGCGAGATCTTCGACAAGGTCTACACCGAAGGCGGCAGCAAGTACCAGGAGAACGTGCAGACCACGCTGATCCCGGCGGGCGGTTCGGCCATGGTCGAGTTCAAGGCGGACGTGCCGGGCAACTTCGTGCTGGTGGACCACAGCATCTTCCGCACGTTCCACAAGGGCTCGCTGGGCATCCTGAAGGTGGAGGGCGAGAAGAACCCCGACATCTACACGGGCCAGCAGCACGACATCGAGTACCCGGAAGCCAAGCCGGCCGACAGGAAGTGA
- a CDS encoding ATP-binding protein: protein MLLLLLGTLGIVMSAAGWLSYRAGLQEAGEMFDARLVQSTRVLVSLVDEPLSELNAYPGEPIVLRGWHGEARGVGEALAFDDGHAYENKLAFQVWDSEQRLLLRSDSAPTTPLAVAEPGFSDVVIEGARWRTFTLRSSNGRWFQSAELSDIRQELATDIAGGTLLPLLLALPLMALVIWWSVALATRSLRGLSMEIGQRHPERLVPLDPADVPREAQGLVSAINGLLQRLDVALARERNFVADAAHELRTPISALKVHADNARHALDEQDRAQSQELLGISIERVERLASQLLSLSRAESLGGERERSRLDLDALVRTEVDELRPLAERKNQEIVLTLEGVQLWGDEFTLGLLVRNLIENALRYTPAGGVIEVRIFVTGTHAVLTVEDSGPGIPEDERERVFDRFYRRLGGGSDGSGLGLAIAAEAVTAHGGRIHLGGSARLGGLVARVELPINK, encoded by the coding sequence CTGCTGTTGCTGCTGCTCGGCACGCTGGGCATCGTGATGTCGGCGGCTGGCTGGCTCAGCTACCGCGCGGGTCTGCAGGAGGCTGGCGAAATGTTCGACGCCAGGCTCGTGCAGTCCACCCGCGTGCTCGTGAGTCTGGTCGACGAGCCCTTGAGCGAGCTCAATGCCTATCCGGGTGAGCCGATCGTCCTGCGCGGCTGGCATGGCGAGGCCCGGGGCGTCGGCGAAGCGCTCGCCTTCGATGACGGCCACGCGTACGAGAACAAGCTCGCATTCCAGGTGTGGGACTCGGAGCAGCGCTTGCTGCTGCGTTCGGACAGCGCCCCGACGACTCCGCTGGCGGTGGCTGAACCCGGGTTCTCCGATGTCGTGATCGAAGGCGCACGCTGGCGCACGTTCACGCTGCGCTCGTCGAATGGCCGTTGGTTCCAGTCTGCCGAGCTTTCCGATATCCGCCAGGAACTGGCCACCGATATCGCGGGAGGGACACTGCTTCCCTTGCTGCTGGCGCTTCCGCTGATGGCGCTGGTGATCTGGTGGAGCGTTGCCTTGGCCACGCGCTCGCTGCGTGGCCTGTCGATGGAGATCGGCCAACGCCATCCGGAGCGGCTGGTGCCGCTGGATCCCGCCGATGTGCCGCGCGAGGCGCAGGGGCTGGTGAGTGCCATCAATGGATTGCTGCAGCGGCTGGACGTCGCGCTCGCACGCGAGCGCAACTTCGTTGCGGACGCCGCCCACGAACTGCGGACGCCGATCAGCGCATTGAAGGTGCATGCGGACAATGCGCGCCACGCCCTCGACGAACAGGATCGGGCACAGTCACAGGAACTGCTCGGCATCAGCATCGAGCGCGTGGAACGACTGGCGTCCCAGCTTCTTTCGCTCAGCCGGGCCGAGAGCCTGGGAGGCGAGCGCGAGCGTTCCAGGCTCGATCTCGATGCGCTGGTGAGGACGGAGGTGGATGAACTCCGGCCGTTGGCGGAGCGAAAGAACCAGGAGATCGTCCTGACGCTGGAAGGCGTGCAGCTGTGGGGAGACGAGTTCACGCTGGGCCTGCTGGTGCGCAACCTGATCGAGAATGCGCTGCGCTATACGCCGGCAGGGGGCGTGATCGAAGTGCGGATCTTCGTCACGGGCACGCATGCGGTGCTCACGGTGGAAGACAGCGGCCCAGGCATCCCCGAGGACGAAAGGGAACGGGTTTTCGACCGTTTCTACCGCCGTCTGGGCGGGGGAAGCGACGGCAGCGGGCTGGGGCTCGCCATCGCCGCAGAGGCTGTCACTGCCCACGGTGGTCGCATCCATCTGGGGGGTTCCGCGCGCCTTGGCGGCCTGGTCGCACGCGTGGAGCTGCCGATCAACAAGTGA